A portion of the Pseudomonas synxantha BG33R genome contains these proteins:
- a CDS encoding DUF4406 domain-containing protein — protein sequence MKRIYLSGPMSGLPGLNFPTFHSMTASLRASGHTVTNPAEINPDGGTWNDCMRRDIAALMDCDTVATLPGWEHSKGARLEVLIAERLGMTVVNAHDLVTREAV from the coding sequence ATGAAGCGCATCTATCTCAGTGGTCCTATGAGCGGCTTGCCCGGGCTGAACTTCCCCACCTTCCACAGCATGACCGCCAGCCTCCGCGCCAGCGGCCACACAGTCACCAACCCCGCCGAGATCAACCCCGATGGCGGCACCTGGAACGACTGCATGCGCCGCGACATTGCCGCCCTGATGGACTGCGACACCGTGGCCACCCTGCCCGGCTGGGAGCATTCAAAGGGTGCTCGCCTGGAAGTCCTGATCGCCGAACGCCTCGGCATGACGGTTGTGAATGCCCATGATCTGGTAACGAGGGAGGCTGTATGA
- a CDS encoding DNA cytosine methyltransferase, giving the protein MSAQQKKHPFDFKTQYGLGFNPQDDEIVVDFFCGGGGAGTGLEMGLGRAVNVAKNHSPQAISMHTVNHPGAKHFTTDVFEGDPDTECGGKAVGWFHMSPDCTHHSQAAGGQPRKREIRNLSWIGLKWAGMKRPRVISLENVKQILQWGRLIAKRDKVTGRVVKLDGNIAAPGEVVPVGQQFLIPDPKQRGRTWRRFVALLEGMGYVVEWKVIKACDFGAPTSRERLFMIARCDGQPIVWPEATHAKNPIKGQQKWKTAADCIDFTDLGKSIFGRKKDLAPATLRRVAKGMKKFVIDSASPFIVPIANWSGEAVQSADEPLRTVTSYPKGGAFSMVSPIIAPATHQGSDRINDPLDPLPTVTCANRGELTLISPLMVGAGGPEYSGKPVGMDQPVGTLMTQNHRALASACIVQAGHGEGSGANKRRSHGVNDIYGPIGTVTASGGGQSVSTAVMIQANGGFNTTHAKGMDEPMTTVTNTGSQQQLVTATLVTNTTGHAPTDLDCPVPTVTTGQHHALTTAHLVHLRGNCDARDVNDPLHTVSAGGQHHGLVSAFMERAFGGSVGQGLEDPAPTITAGGGGKSSLVSLTLSPEHEAGALRVAAFLISYYGTENISACDSPAPTITTKDRLAMVTVMVKGTPYVIVDICLRMLKPSELYKAQGFPADYIINHGADGKPFTKTQQVHMCGNSVSPPPMAALARANDPWRIAERQAVAA; this is encoded by the coding sequence ATGTCCGCACAACAGAAGAAACACCCCTTCGATTTCAAAACCCAATACGGGCTCGGCTTCAACCCTCAGGACGATGAGATCGTTGTCGACTTCTTCTGTGGTGGTGGCGGCGCCGGTACCGGACTGGAAATGGGCCTGGGCCGCGCGGTAAACGTCGCGAAGAACCACAGCCCGCAAGCGATCAGCATGCACACCGTGAATCACCCAGGCGCCAAGCACTTCACCACCGACGTGTTCGAGGGTGATCCGGACACCGAGTGCGGGGGCAAGGCCGTCGGCTGGTTCCACATGTCACCGGACTGCACGCACCACAGCCAAGCGGCAGGCGGACAGCCGCGCAAGCGCGAGATCCGCAACCTTTCATGGATCGGGCTCAAATGGGCAGGCATGAAGCGGCCCAGGGTGATCAGCCTGGAGAACGTGAAGCAGATCCTGCAGTGGGGCCGCTTGATCGCCAAGCGCGACAAGGTCACCGGACGAGTGGTGAAGCTTGACGGCAATATCGCGGCACCTGGCGAGGTGGTGCCGGTTGGTCAGCAGTTCCTGATCCCAGACCCAAAGCAGCGTGGCCGCACCTGGCGCCGCTTCGTCGCCTTGCTGGAAGGCATGGGCTATGTAGTTGAGTGGAAGGTGATCAAGGCGTGCGACTTCGGCGCGCCGACCAGCAGGGAGCGCCTGTTTATGATCGCCCGGTGCGACGGTCAGCCAATCGTGTGGCCGGAGGCGACCCACGCCAAGAACCCCATCAAAGGCCAGCAGAAGTGGAAAACAGCCGCCGACTGCATCGACTTCACCGACCTAGGCAAAAGCATCTTCGGCCGCAAGAAAGACCTGGCCCCGGCCACCCTGCGCCGCGTTGCCAAGGGCATGAAGAAGTTCGTCATCGATAGCGCCTCGCCGTTCATTGTGCCGATTGCCAATTGGTCCGGCGAGGCAGTGCAGTCTGCCGACGAGCCGCTGCGCACCGTCACCTCCTACCCGAAGGGCGGCGCCTTCTCGATGGTCAGTCCGATCATCGCCCCGGCAACGCACCAGGGCAGCGACAGAATCAATGACCCACTCGATCCGCTGCCGACGGTGACCTGCGCCAATCGCGGCGAGCTGACGCTGATCAGCCCGTTGATGGTTGGGGCCGGTGGCCCTGAGTACTCAGGCAAGCCGGTGGGCATGGACCAGCCGGTGGGCACGCTGATGACCCAGAACCACCGCGCGCTGGCTTCAGCTTGCATCGTCCAGGCTGGGCACGGCGAGGGCTCTGGCGCAAACAAGCGTCGCTCCCACGGGGTGAACGACATCTACGGTCCGATCGGCACCGTTACTGCCAGCGGCGGCGGCCAGTCCGTCAGCACCGCGGTGATGATCCAGGCCAACGGCGGATTCAACACCACCCACGCCAAAGGCATGGATGAGCCCATGACCACGGTGACCAACACCGGCAGCCAGCAGCAGTTGGTGACGGCCACTCTGGTGACGAACACCACCGGCCACGCGCCAACGGACCTTGACTGCCCTGTTCCCACCGTGACCACCGGCCAACACCACGCACTGACCACTGCCCACTTGGTGCACCTTCGCGGCAACTGCGATGCACGGGACGTGAACGACCCGCTGCACACCGTCAGCGCCGGCGGCCAGCACCACGGTCTGGTCAGCGCATTCATGGAGCGGGCATTCGGCGGCAGTGTTGGCCAGGGCCTGGAAGATCCGGCGCCGACCATCACGGCAGGCGGTGGTGGCAAGAGCTCGCTGGTGTCGCTCACTTTGTCGCCAGAACACGAAGCCGGTGCCCTTCGGGTCGCCGCGTTCCTTATCAGCTACTACGGCACCGAGAACATCAGTGCCTGCGACTCGCCCGCGCCAACGATCACCACCAAGGACCGCCTGGCCATGGTCACCGTGATGGTCAAGGGAACCCCCTACGTAATCGTCGACATCTGCCTGCGGATGCTGAAGCCGTCCGAGCTGTACAAGGCTCAAGGCTTCCCGGCCGACTACATCATCAACCACGGCGCCGACGGCAAGCCGTTCACCAAGACCCAGCAGGTGCACATGTGCGGCAACAGCGTCAGCCCGCCGCCGATGGCTGCACTGGCACGGGCCAACGACCCGTGGCGAATCGCTGAGCGTCAGGCCGTTGCTGCTTAA
- a CDS encoding lambda exonuclease family protein, translating into MQIITEVEQGSPEWLALRLGIVTCSELECLLTNGKGEAGFGVGAFTYMNTLIGERITGEAADPFMGNRHTERGHELEGVARKLYEQREEVETNQVAIILNHGAGYSPDSLVGAKGLTEIKTKLPKFQVEVILSGEIPKEHVAQCQGGLWVSEREWIDFVCYWPGMPLFIKRAYRDEALIRKLSERVKTFYEILEDRMNQVLGIAA; encoded by the coding sequence ATGCAGATAATCACTGAGGTTGAGCAGGGTTCGCCGGAATGGCTTGCCCTGCGCCTGGGCATCGTCACTTGCTCCGAGCTGGAATGTCTGCTTACCAACGGCAAAGGCGAGGCCGGTTTCGGCGTTGGCGCCTTCACCTACATGAACACGCTGATCGGCGAACGCATCACCGGTGAAGCTGCAGACCCATTCATGGGTAACCGCCACACCGAGCGCGGACACGAGCTGGAGGGTGTGGCCCGCAAGCTGTACGAGCAGCGCGAGGAGGTCGAAACCAACCAGGTGGCAATCATCCTTAACCACGGCGCCGGCTATTCGCCTGACTCGCTGGTGGGCGCCAAGGGCCTGACCGAAATCAAAACCAAACTCCCGAAGTTCCAGGTTGAGGTGATCCTCTCCGGCGAGATCCCCAAGGAACACGTCGCCCAGTGCCAGGGCGGCCTGTGGGTCTCGGAACGCGAGTGGATCGACTTTGTTTGCTACTGGCCAGGCATGCCGCTGTTCATAAAGCGCGCCTACCGGGACGAAGCGCTGATCCGCAAACTCTCGGAGCGGGTGAAAACCTTCTACGAGATCCTCGAAGACCGCATGAACCAAGTATTGGGGATCGCAGCATGA
- a CDS encoding ERF family protein — protein MSTDIIMPESRRQVAAPAAMDTSIMAVISRAASDPSCDINKLERLMEMHERMQAHSAKQLYDEALAQMQEEMPVIGERGGIKDKNGRIQSTYALWEDVNEMIKPVMAKHGFAITFRTPRNDRGIEVEGVLSHRAGHREVTSIVLPVDATGSKNGVQAVASSVSYGKRYTAGLLLNITTTGEDDDGNGPAAQITPRVTSAQATQLATLLEKCSDKAKEAFKKIHGAPASVEKAVFDQVLGMLTKSAAQNAAAQENTDADNH, from the coding sequence ATGTCCACTGACATCATCATGCCGGAGTCGCGCCGACAGGTAGCCGCTCCGGCCGCAATGGACACCAGCATCATGGCTGTCATCAGTCGTGCGGCTTCCGATCCTTCCTGTGACATCAACAAGCTTGAACGCCTGATGGAAATGCACGAGCGCATGCAGGCGCACAGTGCAAAGCAGCTGTACGACGAAGCATTGGCACAGATGCAGGAGGAGATGCCCGTCATCGGCGAGCGAGGCGGGATTAAGGATAAAAACGGACGCATCCAGAGCACCTACGCGCTCTGGGAGGACGTAAACGAAATGATAAAACCTGTAATGGCGAAGCACGGGTTCGCCATTACCTTCCGAACGCCTCGTAACGATCGAGGCATTGAGGTTGAGGGTGTTCTCAGTCACCGCGCTGGGCACCGTGAGGTTACCTCAATTGTCCTGCCCGTGGATGCGACTGGCAGCAAAAACGGCGTACAGGCCGTGGCTTCCAGCGTCAGCTACGGAAAGCGCTATACCGCAGGACTGCTGCTGAACATCACGACCACTGGCGAAGATGATGACGGAAACGGCCCAGCCGCCCAGATCACGCCGCGCGTTACCTCTGCCCAGGCCACGCAGTTGGCGACCTTACTGGAAAAGTGCAGTGACAAGGCCAAGGAAGCATTTAAGAAGATCCATGGCGCACCGGCCTCCGTTGAGAAAGCGGTATTCGATCAGGTGCTGGGAATGCTCACCAAGTCAGCCGCACAAAACGCAGCGGCTCAGGAGAACACTGATGCAGATAATCACTGA
- a CDS encoding HipA family kinase, with protein sequence MYYLKGLQPDLNSSAKNSLEPIGRAEVTTILGRIGEGNDGETYKAEMLDADGNTITGYVKLSLDPRKIIAELTTSQVGRALGMRIPRPFIVLLDTSDLTEEYQSSFSNRGTMVCFASQQASNRSYSLERAMRNPSQAFSKAVEKQFDLDGTIALDELIANDDRNLGNIIYSPGRQEFWLIDHGRALTGSWWELWGLDDPSVEVRNLLVDNSVSGWDESVRNRILEKAHSVVNKCAALCLDDLDKDGHFAKIDPATDRQEIIDFLRGRIQHTVPLLCNRLQLGHLSLMPQRPS encoded by the coding sequence TTGTATTACTTGAAGGGATTGCAGCCAGATTTGAACAGCTCAGCAAAGAATAGCCTTGAGCCTATAGGTCGTGCCGAGGTAACTACGATACTTGGGCGGATCGGCGAAGGTAATGACGGCGAAACCTACAAAGCAGAGATGCTTGACGCCGACGGCAACACGATCACCGGCTATGTCAAACTAAGTCTTGACCCTCGAAAGATAATTGCCGAGCTGACAACCTCCCAGGTCGGTAGGGCGCTTGGTATGAGAATACCAAGACCCTTCATTGTGCTGCTGGACACCTCTGATCTTACAGAAGAGTATCAATCCAGCTTTTCGAATAGAGGCACGATGGTCTGCTTTGCGAGTCAGCAGGCAAGCAACAGAAGCTACAGCCTGGAACGCGCTATGCGAAATCCTTCGCAAGCATTTAGTAAGGCCGTCGAAAAGCAATTCGATCTTGATGGGACTATTGCTCTTGACGAGCTGATTGCGAACGACGACCGAAATTTAGGGAATATCATCTACTCCCCTGGCCGTCAGGAATTCTGGCTGATAGATCATGGTCGTGCGCTGACGGGGAGTTGGTGGGAATTGTGGGGGCTGGACGATCCATCTGTAGAAGTCAGGAATCTTTTGGTCGACAATAGCGTCTCAGGATGGGACGAGTCAGTCAGAAACAGAATTTTGGAAAAAGCACATTCGGTGGTAAACAAATGTGCAGCGCTTTGTCTGGATGATCTGGACAAAGATGGACACTTTGCCAAAATTGATCCAGCCACGGACAGGCAGGAAATTATTGATTTCTTGCGCGGACGAATCCAACACACGGTACCCCTATTATGCAATCGTCTCCAGTTGGGGCATCTGTCTTTGATGCCGCAGAGGCCTTCCTAA
- a CDS encoding phage antirepressor KilAC domain-containing protein, producing MQIESQSNTAGINAPRFLQSKNVARTMSSIELREMINDARVLAGEPKVRNDHFLSRVEDELGDELEGVQKYFTPHHGNQVATYDLTLDQCMLVGMRESKAVRRSVLKKLKGFEGARVIATLPDFSNPAAAARAWAEQFELQHQANQALAIAAPKAEFVDKYVESTGLKGFRQTAKLLGANEARFREFLLDKKIMYRMGGEWQAYSGHIHAGRFDVKTGTSDSGHAFNQTKFTPKGVTWVAGLWAQYKLEAQ from the coding sequence ATGCAAATCGAATCACAAAGCAATACCGCTGGAATTAATGCGCCACGTTTTCTGCAATCGAAAAACGTGGCGCGGACAATGTCTAGCATTGAACTCCGGGAAATGATCAACGACGCTCGGGTTCTCGCTGGCGAGCCAAAAGTTCGTAATGACCACTTCCTGTCTCGTGTTGAGGATGAGCTGGGTGATGAGCTTGAGGGGGTGCAAAAATATTTCACCCCCCACCACGGCAACCAAGTCGCCACTTATGACCTGACTCTTGATCAATGCATGCTGGTCGGTATGCGCGAGTCGAAGGCTGTACGTCGATCAGTCCTGAAGAAGCTGAAAGGGTTTGAAGGCGCACGCGTCATCGCGACGCTTCCGGACTTCTCTAATCCGGCCGCCGCCGCCCGTGCCTGGGCTGAGCAGTTTGAGTTGCAGCATCAGGCCAATCAGGCCCTGGCCATTGCTGCGCCCAAAGCAGAGTTCGTAGACAAGTACGTCGAGTCCACGGGACTGAAGGGCTTCCGCCAGACAGCCAAGCTGCTGGGGGCCAATGAGGCCCGCTTTCGCGAGTTCCTGCTCGACAAGAAGATCATGTACCGCATGGGCGGGGAGTGGCAGGCCTACAGCGGGCACATCCACGCCGGCCGCTTCGACGTGAAGACCGGCACCAGCGACAGCGGCCACGCATTTAACCAAACCAAATTCACTCCCAAGGGTGTCACCTGGGTGGCCGGCCTGTGGGCTCAGTACAAACTGGAGGCCCAATGA
- a CDS encoding YdaU family protein, with protein sequence MAALPYMQFYVADYLADTTHLTAEEHGAYMLLLFSYWQTGKPLRIDRLATVARIPNDRWASVAETLSEFFHVTETHWVQFRVEADLEAVNSKVVTASNAGKASARAKALKKQQELNERSTGVDDPLQRNVNHIDTDTDTYTDKNTKSSSPAADDLFPKFWKLYPNKKGKAAAEKAWKKLKVTDDLFNLIAQGLAKQCASQAWTKDGGQFIPHPSTWLNGKRWEDEVKPASNVHPFPQSRHTGFAERDYTIGLIQREDGSYAL encoded by the coding sequence ATGGCTGCGCTCCCTTACATGCAGTTCTACGTCGCCGACTACCTGGCCGACACCACTCACCTGACTGCTGAGGAGCATGGAGCCTACATGCTGCTGTTGTTCAGCTACTGGCAGACGGGCAAGCCTCTTCGCATTGATCGCCTCGCTACAGTCGCGCGGATTCCCAACGACCGTTGGGCTTCCGTTGCCGAGACGTTGAGCGAGTTCTTCCACGTCACCGAAACGCACTGGGTGCAGTTCCGTGTCGAAGCTGATTTGGAGGCGGTCAACAGCAAAGTGGTTACCGCTTCGAACGCTGGGAAGGCATCGGCGCGTGCAAAGGCCCTCAAAAAGCAACAAGAACTCAACGAACGTTCAACGGGCGTTGACGATCCGTTGCAACGAAACGTCAACCATATAGATACAGATACAGATACATATACAGATAAGAACACTAAAAGCTCTTCGCCTGCGGCTGATGACCTGTTCCCAAAGTTCTGGAAGCTCTACCCGAACAAAAAGGGCAAGGCAGCCGCCGAAAAGGCCTGGAAGAAACTTAAGGTCACTGACGACCTGTTCAACCTGATCGCCCAGGGCTTAGCCAAACAATGCGCCTCTCAAGCCTGGACCAAGGATGGTGGGCAATTCATCCCGCACCCGTCCACCTGGCTTAACGGCAAGCGCTGGGAAGACGAGGTGAAGCCCGCCAGCAACGTTCACCCGTTCCCACAATCGCGCCACACCGGTTTCGCTGAACGCGACTACACAATCGGCCTGATCCAGCGTGAGGACGGCTCCTATGCGCTCTGA
- a CDS encoding ATP-binding protein, with protein sequence MRSEKVVALPEGAPPIRTQPAECEKHGNFDQKVTVLLGRELKGGCPECMRAIAEEREASEKANKAYELRIALARKLGDALIPKRFLTRTLDNYQVEHDQQRKALKFCRHYVATFDQIREVGRCMVLIGKPGTGKTHLGVAIANELLHKTSRSAVYRTVGAVLQAIRGTYDRHSERTEGDILASLINPDLLVLDEIGVSKEQPSDFELTTLFAIINGRYEREAPTVIISNLEANDLGRAMGDRCVDRLREGGLIVVPFDWESQRGKEGF encoded by the coding sequence ATGCGCTCTGAGAAGGTTGTGGCGCTTCCTGAAGGCGCGCCACCGATCCGCACCCAGCCGGCGGAATGCGAAAAGCACGGCAACTTCGACCAGAAGGTCACCGTTCTGCTGGGCCGTGAGCTGAAGGGCGGCTGCCCTGAATGCATGCGTGCCATCGCAGAAGAGCGTGAAGCCAGCGAGAAGGCGAACAAGGCCTACGAGCTGCGGATTGCCCTGGCTCGCAAGTTGGGCGATGCGTTGATCCCGAAACGCTTCCTCACTCGCACGCTGGATAACTACCAAGTCGAGCATGACCAACAGCGCAAGGCGTTGAAGTTCTGCCGCCACTACGTCGCCACGTTCGACCAGATCCGCGAAGTAGGGCGCTGCATGGTGCTGATCGGCAAGCCTGGTACCGGCAAGACCCACCTCGGCGTGGCCATCGCCAACGAGCTGCTGCACAAGACCTCCCGGTCTGCGGTGTATCGCACGGTTGGGGCAGTCCTGCAGGCCATCCGTGGCACGTACGACCGACACAGCGAGCGCACCGAGGGAGACATCCTGGCCAGCCTGATCAATCCCGACCTGCTGGTGCTGGACGAGATCGGCGTGAGCAAGGAGCAGCCGAGCGACTTCGAGCTGACCACCCTGTTCGCAATCATCAACGGCCGGTACGAGCGCGAGGCGCCGACGGTGATCATATCCAACCTGGAAGCGAATGACCTGGGCCGAGCCATGGGCGACCGCTGCGTCGACCGGTTGCGGGAGGGCGGGCTGATCGTTGTTCCGTTCGATTGGGAATCACAGCGCGGCAAGGAGGGCTTTTGA
- a CDS encoding recombination protein NinB, with amino-acid sequence MTNLQIRNESDRTRAMGYIAGLDLARPKKLAITDVDRSGEQNKALHAALSDIAAQVEHAGKKWDVLIWKRLLTAAWLRESGDQPQMIPAVDGNGFDVIYERTSKLNVKQCGELIEWVMAFGAEHGVRWTQKDNWGGRY; translated from the coding sequence ATGACCAATCTCCAGATCCGCAATGAATCAGACCGCACCAGGGCCATGGGCTACATCGCCGGATTGGACCTGGCCAGGCCCAAGAAGTTGGCCATCACCGACGTGGACCGCAGCGGGGAGCAAAACAAGGCCCTACACGCGGCCCTGTCCGATATCGCCGCCCAGGTAGAGCACGCAGGGAAGAAGTGGGACGTCCTGATCTGGAAACGCCTCCTCACCGCCGCCTGGCTGCGCGAGTCGGGCGATCAACCGCAGATGATCCCGGCGGTCGATGGCAACGGGTTCGACGTCATCTACGAACGCACCAGCAAGCTCAACGTGAAGCAGTGCGGCGAGTTGATTGAGTGGGTTATGGCATTTGGCGCCGAGCATGGCGTGCGCTGGACACAGAAGGACAACTGGGGAGGCAGATACTGA
- a CDS encoding recombination protein NinG: MTIERKPAKPKKCRVATCRASFVPSRMGQAVCSPTCAMIDAPRHEPKARKALAEIERKDIKVRKEALKSRGDYAKEAQAAINRYVRLRDVRLGCISCDKPASWGGQWHCSHFRSVGAAAHLRFNLWNMNKSCSQCNAHLSGNIMVYRPRLVEKIGAEKVAWLECNQGLVRHEIPYLKRLKAVFTKKAKRLEKRYEDAGLCAAM; the protein is encoded by the coding sequence ATGACCATCGAACGGAAGCCGGCCAAGCCCAAGAAATGCCGCGTTGCTACCTGCAGGGCCTCATTCGTGCCTTCGCGCATGGGCCAGGCGGTATGCAGTCCAACCTGCGCGATGATCGACGCGCCCAGGCATGAGCCGAAGGCGCGTAAGGCTCTGGCCGAGATCGAGCGCAAGGACATCAAGGTCCGAAAAGAGGCCCTGAAAAGTCGCGGTGATTACGCCAAGGAGGCCCAGGCCGCCATAAACCGCTACGTCCGCCTGCGCGATGTGCGTCTCGGCTGTATCAGTTGCGACAAACCGGCGAGCTGGGGTGGTCAATGGCACTGCTCGCACTTCCGCAGCGTCGGCGCCGCAGCACACCTGCGCTTCAACCTCTGGAACATGAACAAGTCTTGCTCCCAATGCAATGCCCACCTGAGCGGAAACATCATGGTTTACCGACCACGCCTGGTGGAGAAGATCGGAGCGGAAAAGGTGGCGTGGCTGGAGTGCAATCAGGGACTGGTCCGCCATGAAATCCCGTACTTGAAGCGCTTGAAGGCGGTGTTCACAAAGAAAGCAAAGCGTCTTGAAAAGCGATACGAGGATGCCGGTTTATGTGCAGCGATGTGA
- a CDS encoding AP2 domain protein, giving the protein MCSDVILLRKFTEVRHGGRRSIGVFQCRDCRGEFETRTDRAKVMTGLCIPCANKRGGQKRSTHGLNNRNSRLHVTWSNMKRRCLSPKGAEVQKYEGVTLCDKWMSFEPFMQWSLANGYTDELTLDRIDSSKGYEPGNCRYADYNVQAANRRLTDKNTSGHVGVSWDRGKWSAKVQWQRKQIHLGRFKEIKEAVKARNDYLVAHDLPHLRA; this is encoded by the coding sequence ATGTGCAGCGATGTGATTCTTTTACGAAAATTCACTGAAGTCCGCCACGGCGGCCGTAGATCTATCGGCGTATTTCAGTGCCGCGACTGCCGCGGCGAGTTTGAAACGCGGACGGATCGGGCAAAGGTCATGACCGGGCTTTGCATCCCTTGCGCTAACAAGCGTGGCGGACAGAAGCGCTCAACCCACGGGCTCAACAACAGAAACAGCCGGCTGCATGTGACTTGGTCAAACATGAAACGGCGATGCCTAAGCCCAAAGGGAGCCGAGGTACAGAAGTACGAGGGTGTCACCCTTTGCGATAAGTGGATGAGCTTTGAGCCATTCATGCAGTGGTCGCTCGCCAATGGCTACACCGATGAGCTGACTCTTGACCGAATCGATTCCTCGAAGGGGTATGAGCCGGGGAACTGCCGGTACGCCGATTACAACGTGCAGGCGGCAAATCGTCGTCTGACCGATAAGAACACCAGCGGCCATGTCGGGGTTTCTTGGGATCGAGGCAAGTGGTCAGCAAAGGTCCAGTGGCAGAGAAAGCAAATACACCTCGGCCGCTTCAAGGAAATCAAGGAAGCAGTTAAAGCGCGCAACGATTACTTGGTAGCTCATGACTTGCCGCACTTGAGGGCCTAG
- a CDS encoding terminase large subunit domain-containing protein, which produces MQAVLMLNKPQFEFIKSHKKFMAFVGGYRSGKTFVGCVRMCVNALEFPGIPQGYFAPTYPQIADIFYDTMPVVAEAFGLFADIVPSKKRVYLRDNRGRCLSTIVCKSMEHPHRIVGFNIAHALVDEIDCMPIKKADSAWKKIIARMSTVWPGRDMNTIDVTTTPEGFNWVYRKFVKELASNPSQRPLYGIVHASTRQNAKNLPKDYIKSLRESYPSNLVDAYIDGLFVNLTSGSVYPSFCRKQNHTDATIRPGEQLHVGMDFNINRMAATIHVIRDGLPMLLEEATSLFDTPAMIVELKRRFPGHSITVYPDASGKNRKSVNGSESDHSLLRAAGFMVMVNPSNPIVRDRVLAVNAMFLNIDQKRRYLVNTDNCPVTTQVLEQQAYTENGEPNKDGTEDPVDALGYFIVQRFPIAGSYTLANVSNS; this is translated from the coding sequence ATGCAAGCTGTCCTGATGCTGAATAAGCCCCAGTTCGAGTTCATCAAAAGCCACAAGAAGTTCATGGCGTTCGTTGGTGGGTACCGGAGTGGCAAGACGTTTGTAGGTTGCGTGCGCATGTGCGTAAACGCGCTGGAGTTCCCAGGCATACCCCAGGGCTACTTCGCGCCGACCTATCCGCAGATCGCGGACATCTTCTACGACACCATGCCGGTGGTTGCTGAGGCTTTCGGCCTATTCGCTGACATCGTGCCGAGCAAGAAGCGCGTGTACCTGCGCGATAACCGCGGCCGGTGCCTGTCCACGATCGTCTGCAAGAGCATGGAGCACCCGCACCGCATCGTGGGCTTCAACATTGCGCATGCGCTTGTCGATGAGATCGACTGCATGCCGATCAAGAAGGCTGACAGCGCCTGGAAGAAGATCATCGCGCGGATGTCCACTGTGTGGCCTGGCCGGGACATGAACACCATCGACGTCACCACGACGCCGGAGGGCTTCAACTGGGTGTACCGCAAGTTCGTCAAGGAGCTTGCATCCAATCCAAGTCAGAGGCCCCTGTACGGCATCGTGCACGCCTCCACGCGGCAGAATGCCAAGAACCTGCCGAAGGACTACATCAAGTCGCTGCGGGAGTCTTACCCATCGAACCTGGTGGACGCCTACATTGACGGCCTGTTCGTCAACCTCACCTCTGGCAGCGTGTACCCGAGCTTCTGCCGAAAGCAGAACCACACGGACGCAACGATCCGCCCAGGCGAGCAACTGCACGTCGGCATGGACTTCAACATCAACCGTATGGCCGCGACGATCCACGTCATCCGCGACGGCCTGCCCATGCTGCTGGAAGAGGCGACCAGCCTTTTCGATACGCCGGCGATGATTGTCGAGCTGAAACGCCGCTTCCCTGGCCACAGCATCACGGTATACCCGGATGCCAGCGGCAAGAACCGCAAGAGCGTGAACGGCAGCGAGTCGGACCACAGCCTTCTCCGCGCCGCCGGCTTCATGGTGATGGTGAATCCATCCAACCCGATTGTCCGTGATCGCGTGCTGGCAGTGAACGCCATGTTCCTGAACATAGACCAGAAGCGCCGCTACCTGGTGAACACCGACAACTGCCCAGTAACCACCCAGGTGCTGGAGCAACAGGCATACACCGAAAACGGCGAACCCAACAAGGACGGCACTGAAGACCCGGTCGACGCACTCGGCTACTTCATTGTCCAGCGCTTCCCGATTGCGGGCAGCTACACACTCGCAAACGTGAGCAACTCATGA